In the genome of Pseudopipra pipra isolate bDixPip1 chromosome 4, bDixPip1.hap1, whole genome shotgun sequence, one region contains:
- the MFAP3L gene encoding microfibrillar-associated protein 3-like produces the protein MDILNSHHFLYFLPTTRLVILLAALTTAEDVTNSTFNRTDVNTGSVPVVISRIDHIIVKEGSSALIDCNVQGSPSPRYRWYNSNGRLLQEEENKGKWWFLDNGLLNITRVSFEDRGKYTCVASNTYGSVNNTVTLRVVFTSGDMGIYYMIVCLVAFTIVMILNITRLCMMSSHLKKTEKAINEFFRTEGAEKLQKAFEIAKRIPIITSAKTLELAKVTQFKTMEFARYIEELARSVPLPPLIMNCRTIMEEIMEVVGLEEQGQNFVRQAAEGQETTETDELYMIPNALTRSDSPTADSDASSLHEPPQQIAIKVSVHPLSKKDCMDGQSQESMQLDTKEEDTLQTPALPAEPPPETSAELSSDDTALANDTNTCVIYESHV, from the exons ATGGACATACTGAACAGCCACCACTTTTTGTACTTTCTCCCTACCACACGCCTTGTCATCTTATTAGCAGCTTTGACAACTGCTGAGGATGTGACTAACAGCACTTTCAACCGCACTGACGTAAATACGGGATCCGTGCCTGTGGTGATCTCCCGCATCGACCATATTATAGTCAAGGAGGGCAGTAGTGCCTTGATCGACTGCAATGTCCAAGGTAGTCCTAGTCCACGTTACAGGTGGTACAATTCCAATGGTCGCCTGCTCCAAGAGGAGGAGAATAAAG GAAAATGGTGGTTTCTTGACAACGGGCTACTAAACATTACCAGGGTGTCTTTTGAAGACAGAGGTAAATATACGTGTGTCGCATCTAATACATATGGCAGCGTTAACAATACTGTGACACTGAGGGTTGTTTTTACCTCTGGAGATATGGGAATCTATTACATGATTGTCTGCCTTGTAGCTTTTACCATTGTTATGATACTGAACATTACTCGGTTATGTATGATGAGCAGTCATCTGAAAAAAACTGAGAAAGCAATCAATGAATTCTTTAGAACAGAAGGGGCAGAGAAACTTCAGAAAGCCTTTGAGATTGCGAAGCGTATCCCAATTATCACATCAGCCAAAACGCTCGAGCTTGCCAAAGTAACCCAGTTCAAGACCATGGAATTTGCTCGCTATATTGAAGAGCTTGCTCGGAGCGTACCTTTGCCACCTCTCATCATGAACTGCAGGACTATAATGGAAGAAATTATGGAGGTTGTTGGTCTGGAGGAGCAAGGACAGAATTTTGTACGTCAGGCAGCAGAAGGCCAGGAAACCACTGAAACAGATGAGCTATATATGATCCCAAATGCTTTGACACGCAGTGACTCTCCCACAGCTGACTCAGACGCATCGTCACTGCATGAGCCACCTCAACAGATTGCAATAAAAGTGTCAGTTCACCCGTTGTCCAAAAAGGACTGCATGGATGGTCAGTCACAGGAAAGCATGCAGTTGGACACCAAGGAAGAAGACACTCTTCAAACACCAGCACTTCCTGCAGAGCCGCCTCCTGAGACTTCTGCTGAACTCAGTTCTGATGACACAGCATTGGCAAATGACACAAATACATGTGTTATATATGAAAGCCATGTATGA